From Desulfovibrio intestinalis, one genomic window encodes:
- a CDS encoding AAA family ATPase, translating to MYQYTPRYPKAFGHPAWSLYGFVNDALLQDLFWRKVQTDPALVARLATILDHNATQENKNIFLSDNTAISLHPESCGAYTTERPGRVNLLQGNSEDKQSILDAEQHPASCGYYLGPLFQQKCGWLPQNVYSNILQRLRVSLTQEDRYLFNRKACHNNVLMTDRDKANAMQAIERSVPIDFGFKKFRVYWYSTENGSTVFGIMYLFDDSGMVAKLPISAWQRVGNSTGNVVFDLLHPHHNCPLYDLHALSRWRGRSKYALICANEWTCETIKQDHTWIPKTFPVTTYSSVEMSDWASLGSMTPIIFPDDTVDGCYEAYKLFLVLQAQGLFPIFLKRQEKKATNQVQNIIKLAQDIYPIAFPSGECDLSTFAQHCRREFGVEPPQGILPQGQPLLELPGGESEPEPLLEGLLSLDDQMTIFAWRGVGKSLFSLLLALCFANGHKALNGRVYPSRKYRVLLIDGEMPPGKLKERARSIAKGLGLPEDAANNLIVRSSVAEKKNLVLDTEEGWLDLLPDLEQADIIIVDSLFKVIPTAMSSEYTAIKELNNFYSWCRRHGKTGIVVDHQGKSGHASFGSMGKDISVDAALQLKNSTHAIEATATKNRNFEFTDKPWIKYSIKNESDGMTFQPIGQVAIVSPTTALPAGEDEDIKNSNKRASTPDKPDIDQAILNYVKEHSDQAQGEVCDAIVDMGICKRAAAHSHYKALREEGKLTAPEEADITKQSDDEIC from the coding sequence ATGTACCAATATACCCCGCGTTACCCAAAGGCATTCGGCCATCCAGCCTGGAGCCTGTATGGCTTTGTAAATGATGCACTTCTGCAAGACTTATTTTGGCGTAAAGTTCAGACAGACCCCGCTCTTGTGGCAAGATTAGCAACTATCCTTGATCATAATGCAACGCAAGAAAACAAAAATATTTTTCTATCTGATAATACTGCTATTTCTTTGCATCCTGAAAGCTGCGGTGCGTATACTACTGAAAGGCCTGGCCGTGTTAATCTGCTACAAGGGAATAGTGAAGACAAGCAGTCCATCTTAGATGCCGAACAGCACCCCGCCTCATGTGGGTATTACCTTGGTCCGCTTTTTCAGCAAAAATGCGGATGGCTCCCACAAAACGTCTACTCCAACATCCTCCAACGTTTGAGGGTGAGCCTTACTCAAGAGGATCGTTATCTGTTTAATCGAAAGGCTTGTCACAACAACGTGTTGATGACGGACAGAGACAAGGCTAACGCAATGCAAGCCATTGAACGCTCTGTTCCGATAGATTTTGGATTCAAAAAATTTAGAGTGTATTGGTACTCCACAGAGAATGGAAGTACAGTCTTTGGTATTATGTATTTATTTGATGATTCAGGAATGGTTGCCAAGCTTCCCATATCAGCCTGGCAGCGTGTTGGTAACTCTACTGGTAATGTTGTTTTTGATCTGCTCCATCCTCATCATAATTGTCCTTTGTATGACCTACATGCACTGTCACGGTGGCGCGGTAGATCTAAATATGCCCTTATATGTGCAAATGAGTGGACATGCGAAACTATCAAACAGGATCACACATGGATACCAAAAACGTTTCCTGTGACAACATACAGTTCGGTTGAAATGAGCGATTGGGCATCCCTGGGGTCAATGACGCCCATTATTTTCCCAGACGATACTGTTGATGGGTGCTATGAGGCTTATAAGCTATTCTTGGTGTTACAGGCGCAGGGGTTGTTTCCCATTTTTTTGAAACGGCAAGAAAAAAAAGCAACAAACCAGGTTCAAAATATTATTAAGCTTGCCCAAGACATTTATCCGATAGCATTTCCAAGCGGTGAATGCGATCTTTCTACATTCGCACAGCACTGTCGCCGTGAATTTGGCGTGGAGCCCCCTCAGGGTATTTTACCCCAAGGGCAACCTTTGTTGGAGTTGCCAGGTGGGGAAAGCGAGCCAGAGCCACTTCTGGAAGGGTTGCTTTCTTTGGATGACCAGATGACCATATTTGCGTGGCGCGGCGTAGGGAAGAGTCTGTTTTCGCTTCTATTGGCTCTGTGCTTCGCAAATGGGCATAAGGCGTTGAACGGACGTGTATATCCTTCACGTAAATACCGTGTGCTGCTGATTGACGGCGAAATGCCCCCAGGCAAGCTGAAAGAACGTGCTCGTTCAATTGCCAAAGGGCTTGGATTGCCTGAGGATGCCGCAAATAATCTTATAGTCCGCTCCTCGGTGGCAGAAAAAAAGAATTTAGTGTTGGACACTGAAGAGGGGTGGCTAGACCTGCTGCCCGACCTTGAACAAGCTGACATCATTATAGTGGACAGCCTGTTTAAAGTTATCCCAACAGCTATGAGCTCGGAATATACAGCTATCAAGGAATTAAATAATTTTTATAGCTGGTGCAGGCGACACGGTAAAACTGGCATCGTAGTTGACCACCAAGGGAAAAGTGGACATGCCTCTTTTGGTTCTATGGGGAAAGACATCAGTGTGGATGCAGCATTGCAACTGAAAAATAGTACACACGCAATTGAGGCCACAGCAACAAAAAATCGTAATTTTGAATTTACTGATAAGCCCTGGATCAAATACAGTATTAAAAACGAATCCGACGGCATGACCTTTCAGCCTATCGGTCAAGTTGCAATAGTATCGCCTACCACAGCCCTTCCGGCTGGTGAAGACGAAGACATAAAAAATTCGAATAAGAGAGCATCCACCCCCGATAAGCCGGATATTGATCAGGCCATCCTCAATTATGTCAAAGAGCACTCGGATCAGGCACAAGGTGAAGTATGCGATGCTATTGTGGATATGGGTATATGTAAGAGGGCAGCCGCTCACAGCCATTACAAAGCGCTCAGGGAAGAAGGCAAGCTTACTGCTCCCGAGGAAGCCGACATTACCAAGCAGTCGGATGATGAAATCTGCTGA
- a CDS encoding integrase core domain-containing protein: protein MTTVTCYLIFRWYYGPESSDKALDAWAFEHGVQIEFTRSGKPTDNGHIDNFNEKFRDECLKQNAFLSLPDARRTVEAKNR from the coding sequence ATGACGACGGTGACCTGCTACTTAATATTCCGGTGGTACTACGGTCCGGAATCCAGCGATAAGGCCCTGGATGCTTGGGCTTTTGAGCACGGTGTGCAAATAGAGTTTACTCGTTCGGGGAAGCCCACGGATAATGGACACATTGACAACTTTAACGAAAAATTTCGGGATGAGTGTTTAAAACAGAACGCATTTCTGTCCCTGCCTGATGCCCGAAGAACCGTTGAAGCGAAGAACCGTTGA
- a CDS encoding TOBE domain-containing protein yields the protein MQHHLSRQQLEALTLRWEQWESEATTKVQKIARARLHLLFLLFRYGGLRLSEAMALNPRQAIDTITGMMRVPGPNARELLLPLSVMRHVRRILSLPEASDIDFLRFDQGFVRKKLYAVGGTMGLPSAVVGPRAIRYSRGLELLGLHVPMPLVQKFLGQQESAQLAAFLNFSNGEARRILVSQAYGRERAQCSQSGGDNDDTNLFLGIVSAVVVGMRKIQVEVTTFSDLRLTAFCDPEQVGLLEIHENQVVSVRIDPEGIVLCSEKTTTSLTNCVCGIVESLHADMVETFVCLRLSDGTTIRATLETLAVGKLHLTEGKKIFAVFPATAVYLLAD from the coding sequence ATGCAGCACCATTTAAGCCGCCAACAGCTGGAAGCCCTCACTCTTCGGTGGGAGCAATGGGAATCTGAAGCTACGACCAAGGTGCAAAAAATTGCGCGGGCGAGGCTGCATCTGCTGTTTTTGCTGTTTCGTTACGGTGGATTGCGCCTCAGTGAGGCCATGGCGCTCAACCCGCGCCAAGCTATAGACACTATCACGGGGATGATGCGCGTGCCTGGCCCCAATGCCCGTGAATTGTTATTGCCTCTGAGCGTTATGCGGCACGTCCGGCGCATACTCAGTCTTCCTGAAGCTTCTGATATCGATTTTCTGCGCTTTGATCAGGGTTTTGTGCGCAAGAAGCTTTATGCGGTGGGTGGAACTATGGGGCTGCCCTCCGCCGTGGTGGGACCGCGGGCCATCCGCTATTCGCGGGGGCTTGAGCTGCTGGGTCTGCATGTGCCCATGCCTCTGGTGCAAAAATTTCTAGGGCAGCAAGAATCTGCACAACTGGCGGCCTTCTTGAACTTTTCAAATGGTGAGGCGCGCCGTATTTTGGTCAGCCAGGCATACGGCCGGGAAAGAGCCCAGTGCTCCCAGTCTGGCGGAGATAATGACGACACCAATCTTTTTCTTGGTATTGTCAGTGCAGTGGTTGTGGGCATGCGAAAAATTCAGGTGGAAGTGACCACCTTTTCTGATCTGCGGCTGACTGCCTTTTGTGATCCCGAGCAGGTTGGTCTTCTGGAGATTCATGAGAATCAGGTAGTGAGCGTTAGGATTGATCCAGAAGGCATTGTGCTGTGCTCTGAAAAAACAACAACAAGCCTGACGAACTGCGTATGCGGCATTGTGGAAAGCCTGCATGCCGATATGGTAGAAACTTTTGTTTGTCTGAGGCTGTCCGATGGCACTACCATACGGGCTACGCTTGAAACCCTGGCCGTGGGCAAACTGCATCTGACTGAAGGCAAAAAGATTTTTGCCGTTTTTCCCGCAACCGCCGTGTATTTGCTGGCGGATTAA
- a CDS encoding substrate-binding domain-containing protein, with the protein MFRFFLSVCVLGSLALTPFARAADTLMMATTTSTQDSGLLEYLEPVFKKETGIELKWVAVGTGKALEIAKNCDADVLLVHAPSAEMEFVKAGHGTDRRQVMYNDFIIVGPASDPAGIKGKSTAEALGGIFEAKAGFVSRGDQSGTHKAEQKLWKQADITPDKDPKYFSAGQGMIATLNMAAEKQAYSLTDRGTWITFADKMGDKNPLVIVVEGDKALFNQYSVITVNAAQCPKVKKDLAQKFEDWWVAPSTQQKIADYKLKGKQLFFPNAESGAGK; encoded by the coding sequence ATGTTCCGTTTCTTTTTGTCTGTCTGCGTCTTGGGCTCTCTGGCTCTGACCCCTTTTGCGCGGGCCGCTGACACTCTCATGATGGCCACTACCACCAGCACTCAGGACTCGGGTCTGTTGGAGTACCTTGAACCTGTTTTCAAAAAAGAAACGGGCATAGAGCTTAAATGGGTGGCCGTGGGTACAGGCAAGGCGCTTGAAATCGCCAAAAACTGCGATGCCGATGTATTGCTGGTACATGCCCCGTCAGCGGAAATGGAGTTTGTCAAGGCCGGACATGGCACGGACCGCCGTCAGGTCATGTACAACGATTTTATCATTGTGGGGCCTGCATCTGATCCGGCTGGCATCAAGGGCAAAAGCACGGCAGAAGCTCTTGGCGGCATCTTTGAGGCCAAGGCCGGTTTCGTGAGCAGGGGCGACCAATCCGGCACACACAAGGCCGAGCAGAAGCTCTGGAAGCAGGCTGACATCACGCCTGACAAAGATCCCAAATATTTTTCCGCCGGGCAGGGTATGATAGCCACGCTGAACATGGCCGCAGAAAAACAGGCCTATTCACTGACAGACCGTGGAACGTGGATTACCTTCGCTGACAAGATGGGCGACAAGAATCCTCTGGTCATCGTGGTGGAAGGAGACAAGGCCCTGTTCAATCAGTACAGCGTCATTACGGTCAATGCCGCGCAGTGCCCCAAGGTCAAAAAGGATCTGGCGCAAAAATTCGAAGACTGGTGGGTGGCCCCGTCCACACAGCAGAAAATTGCGGATTACAAGCTGAAGGGTAAACAGCTTTTCTTCCCCAACGCTGAATCCGGCGCAGGAAAGTAA
- a CDS encoding ABC transporter permease — translation MEYLINGLSGAFSLLIHMDAATLSAIYATLLSTCYAMTVALLLGLPLGFVLGYCTFPGKRALRLISDTLLAFPTVLIGLLVYAFITARGPLGQYGLLFTLPGMAIGQAVLALPIVTSWTAQAVESLDPRCRETLLTLGANGRQVAALALWECRYSIGMVSITAFGRVITEVGVAMMLGGNIRYATRTMTTAIALETSKGDFAQGIALGLILLLMAFIINLMLAFFRHRGRV, via the coding sequence ATGGAATATCTTATCAACGGCCTTTCTGGCGCGTTTTCTCTTCTAATCCATATGGATGCGGCTACACTGTCCGCCATATACGCCACTTTGCTCTCCACCTGTTACGCCATGACGGTGGCACTGCTGCTCGGGCTGCCGCTGGGCTTCGTCCTTGGTTACTGCACCTTCCCCGGTAAAAGAGCATTACGCCTCATTTCTGATACACTTCTGGCTTTTCCCACAGTGCTCATCGGGCTGTTGGTCTATGCCTTTATAACGGCCCGCGGACCCTTGGGCCAGTACGGGCTGCTTTTTACGCTGCCGGGCATGGCTATTGGGCAGGCCGTATTGGCTCTGCCCATCGTAACTTCATGGACGGCGCAGGCAGTGGAGAGCCTGGATCCGCGCTGTCGGGAAACGCTGCTCACTCTCGGGGCCAACGGCAGGCAGGTCGCCGCTCTCGCACTGTGGGAATGCCGCTACTCCATTGGCATGGTTTCCATCACGGCCTTCGGGCGTGTCATCACTGAAGTGGGCGTGGCCATGATGCTGGGGGGGAATATCCGTTACGCCACCCGCACAATGACAACGGCCATCGCGCTTGAAACCAGCAAGGGCGATTTTGCTCAGGGCATTGCCCTGGGGCTCATACTTTTGCTCATGGCTTTTATCATCAATTTGATGCTGGCCTTTTTTCGCCACAGGGGCCGGGTATGA